A genomic window from Anoplolepis gracilipes chromosome 6, ASM4749672v1, whole genome shotgun sequence includes:
- the Hiscl1 gene encoding glycine receptor subunit alpha-2: MARHSLMIICFICCYLYTLFDMTAPHFPELDFDEYGKKESSLSLKDILPLNPKKYDKHRAPKFLGQPTVVYFHVTVLSLDSINEESMTYVADIFLAQSWRDSRLRLPENMSEDYRILDVDWLHNIWRPDCFFKNAKKVTFHEMSIPNHYLWLYHDKTLLYMSKLTLVLSCAMKFESYPHDTQICSMMIESLSHTTQDLIFLWNTTDPLVVNPEIELPQLDISNNYTTDCTIEYSTGNFTCIQIVFNLRRRLGYHLFHTYIPSALIVVMSWIAFWIKPEAIPARVTLGVTSLLTLATQNTQSQQSLPPVSYVKAIDVWMSSCSVFVFLSLMEFAVVNNYMGPIATKAMKGYSDEDLRETIDDFKTPMRPDAERNRSPIRTPTIQYEQCCQGRATAIYIDKVSRFFFPFSFFILNVVYWSTFL; the protein is encoded by the exons ATGGCAAGACACTCTCTGATGATTATATGCTTCATATGCTGCTACTTGTACACTCTGTTTGATATGACTGCTCCACATTTTCC AGAGCTAGACTTCGACGAGTACGGTAAAAAAGAATCTTCCTTGTCGTTAAAGGACATCCTACCTTTAAATCCGAAGAAGTACGACAAACATAGAGCACCAAAATTCCTCGGGCAACCCACTGTCGTTTATTTTCATGTGACAGTGCTCAGCCTGGACTCGATAAATGAAGAATCGATG ACGTACGTGGCCGACATATTTCTCGCGCAGAGTTGGCGAGACTCTAGACTGCGGTTACCGGAGAACATGTCCGAAGATTACAGAATACTCGACGTGGACTGGTTACATAACATCTGGAGACCCGACTGTTTCTTTAAAAACGCAAAAAAAGTTACCTTCCATGAGATGTCAATACCAAACCACTATCTCTGGCTGTATCACGATAAGACATTACTTTACATGTCCAA ATTGACATTGGTGCTTTCCTGCGCGATGAAGTTCGAGTCCTACCCTCATGACACACAAATTTGCTCAATGATGATCGAGAGtc TTTCGCACACgactcaagatttaatattcctATGGAATACGACGGATCCTCTTGTGGTTAATCCGGAGATCGAGCTACCGCAACTCGACATATCGAACAACTACACGACTGACTGCACGATCGAATACTCGACCGGAAACTTCACGTGCATACAGATTGTCTTCAATCTGCGTCGGAGACTGGGTTATCACTTGTTCCACACGTATATCCCATCCGCTCTGATCGTCGTCATGTCCTGGATCGCCTTCTGGATCAAGCCGGAAGCTATCCCGGCACGTGTCACCCTTGGTGTGACGTCACTGCTGACCCTCG CAACTCAAAACACGCAATCTCAGCAATCTCTGCCACCAGTTTCATACGTAAAGGCGATCGACGTGTGGATGTCATCGTGCAGCGTATTCGTTTTCCTATCCCTCATGGAATTTGCAGTAGTGAACAACTACATGGGACCAATTGCTACGAAGGCCATGAAAGGTTATTCGGACGAAGATCTTCGAGAGACCATCGACGACTTCAAG ACGCCGATGAGACCGGATGCTGAAAGAAATAGAAGTCCAATAAGAACACCGACGATTCAGTACGAGCAATGCTGCCAAGGACGAGCCACCGCCATTTACATCGACAAGGTTTCCAGATTCTTCTTCCCTTTCTCGTTCTTCATCCTTAACGTCGTTTATTGGAGCACCTTCCTGTAA